The following are from one region of the Pseudorasbora parva isolate DD20220531a chromosome 12, ASM2467924v1, whole genome shotgun sequence genome:
- the cacng1a gene encoding calcium channel, voltage-dependent, gamma subunit 1a, producing MKKETKTKILFFVLLVGSVSMLTAVVTDHWAVLSPRVENVNTTCEAAHFGLWRLCKKQIYIEDAEFVGKACGPISLPGEINCSYFRHFTPGEDSEIFEVKTQREYNISAAAIAIFSLVFIILGTFCVLGSLRKGKDYLYKPAGMFFAFAGLCAIISVEVMRQSVKRMIESEETIWMEYYYSWSFACACTGFVLLLLSGIGLLLVSMPQIPRNPWETCTDAEPEQI from the exons ATGAAGAAGGAAACAAAGACAAAAATCTTGTTTTTTGTACTATTGGTGGGCTCAGTGTCCATGCTAACAGCAGTGGTGACAGACCACTGGGCTGTGTTGAGTCCTCGAGTGGAGAACGTAAACACAACATGTGAGGCAGCCCACTTCGGCCTTTGGAGACTTTGTAAGAAACAAATCTATATTGAGGATGCAGAATTTGTTGGTAAAGCCTGTGGACCTATCAGCTTACCTGGGG aAATCAACTGCTCTTACTTCAGACACTTCACACCAGGGGAAGATTCTGAAATCTTTGAAGTTAAAACTCAGAGAG AATACAACATCTCAGCAGCTGCCATAGCCATCTTCAGTCTTGTCTTCATAATTCTGGGCACATTTTGTGTGTTGGGTTCCCTCAGAAAGGGAAAGGACTATTTGTACAAGCCTGCTGGCATGTTCTTTGCTTTTGCAG GTTTATGTGCCATCATCTCAGTAGAGGTAATGCGGCAGTCAGTCAAAAGGATGATAGAAAGTGAGGAAACAATCTGGATGGAGTATTACTATTCCTGGTCTTTTGCTTGTGCGTGCACGGGTTTTGTCCTGCTCCTCCTCAGTGGAATTGGTCTGCTGCTTGTCTCCATGCCACAGATTCCTAGAAATCCATGGGAAACCTGCACGGATGCTGAGCCTGAACAGATTTAG